In Chryseobacterium camelliae, one DNA window encodes the following:
- a CDS encoding DUF6134 family protein yields the protein MNNYCISALAFLMFISTMSYGQNTVQYYDVIHNDKIVGSTIVKKTGSDQNFVITLNFSADITFLIKRVVILGKEHALFENGVLKSGSVFRQANDKIKTDNSIKYLGNSYTVHDGHQSHALPIGEIRNNMLSLFFSEPRKLTSIYSDSQQKLVNLKEVTPHRYVIPGNNESSSTYIFQNGQCSRIILKSDLLSIQLVRK from the coding sequence ATGAATAACTATTGTATTTCAGCACTGGCATTTTTAATGTTCATTTCAACAATGTCTTACGGACAAAACACCGTTCAGTATTATGATGTTATTCATAATGATAAGATAGTGGGCAGTACAATTGTGAAAAAAACAGGAAGTGATCAAAACTTCGTTATCACGCTGAACTTTTCTGCGGATATTACATTTTTAATTAAAAGAGTCGTGATCCTTGGTAAGGAACATGCTCTTTTTGAAAACGGAGTTTTGAAATCCGGTTCCGTCTTCCGACAGGCTAATGATAAAATTAAAACAGACAATTCAATAAAGTACCTGGGAAATTCTTATACTGTGCATGACGGCCATCAGTCCCATGCTTTGCCGATAGGTGAAATACGCAATAATATGCTGAGCCTGTTCTTTAGCGAACCCCGGAAACTTACCTCCATATATTCCGATAGCCAGCAGAAATTAGTCAATTTAAAGGAAGTAACTCCCCACAGATATGTGATTCCGGGAAATAATGAAAGCAGCAGCACCTATATTTTCCAAAACGGACAATGCAGCAGGATTATTTTGAAGAGTGATCTGTTATCTATACAGCTGGTCAGAAAGTAA
- a CDS encoding outer membrane beta-barrel protein, producing the protein MEDKWLNKLRDKVNDHDPQYEDDFWDAIEARIFPENNEKIVPVKKAPIIRLVTLAASVAACLLLFSVLFFLLKDNPSPSEKNSIASRNKTADKPSELQNESMSQDSQYPNDRQLLQATAPVSTGTPDIEENSSIGKESEEHFADKGTEPDQVNALSLGTSISNAKVPSVAIDDTVIRPDLTNTSPTQELVKAAEQNDEIITADKLIEDINIKRKILAKNKKPSIIKILGGSLLSAGIIPGAASVASGYASFNDTGFGSDPSSVDSPGSGYLDDIVVGNQNQQVSSTIRKNKALSVGISINTDISKKWSISSGVFYTKLSSTVNAGSDEYNYSTKQVVHYIGVPVQLNYRFINKPKFLLYVGAGGQADIALASKRTDKYEIAGEKFTENDPSYKPQSIRFSLAAAPGVEYRFNKNFGVYIEPGVRYFFPEKNEYGTNVEKNPVNFSLRTGLRYTINAKN; encoded by the coding sequence ATGGAAGATAAATGGTTAAATAAGCTGCGAGATAAGGTTAATGATCATGATCCGCAATATGAAGATGATTTTTGGGACGCTATAGAAGCCCGCATTTTTCCGGAAAATAACGAAAAAATTGTGCCGGTCAAAAAAGCGCCCATCATCAGGTTAGTTACTCTGGCAGCATCAGTGGCTGCCTGCTTATTGCTTTTTTCCGTCTTATTCTTTCTTTTAAAAGATAATCCTTCGCCATCCGAAAAAAATTCAATTGCAAGCAGGAACAAAACGGCTGATAAGCCCTCTGAACTTCAAAATGAAAGCATGTCTCAGGATTCACAGTATCCCAATGACCGACAGTTATTGCAGGCGACAGCACCGGTTAGTACAGGTACACCAGATATAGAAGAGAATAGTTCTATCGGTAAGGAATCTGAAGAGCATTTTGCCGATAAAGGGACTGAACCCGATCAAGTAAACGCTTTATCTTTAGGTACATCCATCTCAAACGCAAAAGTGCCTTCAGTAGCCATCGATGACACTGTAATAAGGCCAGACTTAACAAATACAAGTCCAACTCAGGAGCTAGTGAAAGCAGCTGAGCAAAATGATGAAATTATTACAGCAGACAAACTTATTGAAGACATCAATATAAAGCGAAAAATTCTTGCTAAAAACAAAAAGCCCAGTATTATTAAAATCTTAGGGGGAAGTTTATTATCAGCCGGAATCATTCCAGGCGCAGCCTCAGTAGCAAGTGGCTATGCTTCATTCAATGATACTGGATTTGGTTCTGATCCATCTTCTGTAGACAGTCCGGGCTCCGGCTACCTTGATGACATTGTTGTTGGTAATCAAAACCAGCAGGTCAGTTCAACCATCAGAAAAAACAAGGCATTATCTGTAGGTATTTCTATAAATACAGACATTTCAAAAAAATGGAGTATAAGCTCAGGAGTTTTTTATACAAAGCTCAGTTCTACAGTTAATGCAGGATCTGATGAGTATAATTATTCTACAAAGCAGGTAGTCCATTATATTGGTGTTCCTGTGCAGCTTAATTACCGATTTATTAACAAGCCCAAATTTCTATTGTATGTTGGTGCCGGCGGGCAGGCTGATATAGCTCTGGCATCCAAAAGAACAGATAAGTATGAAATAGCCGGAGAAAAATTTACAGAGAACGACCCTTCCTACAAACCGCAAAGCATCCGTTTTTCCCTGGCCGCTGCCCCGGGAGTGGAATATCGTTTCAATAAAAATTTTGGGGTGTATATAGAACCGGGCGTACGGTACTTCTTTCCTGAAAAAAACGAATATGGGACCAATGTTGAAAAAAATCCAGTTAATTTCAGTTTGCGGACAGGTTTAAGATATACCATTAATGCAAAAAATTAA
- a CDS encoding RNA polymerase sigma factor: MSLKSSDDQPMPANPLKVIISDEQELVNDLLKKEKNAWKYFYNLHARDLIRICGRYISDREQIGDILQEGFVKMFQSIDKFEYRGDGSLRAWMTRIIINEALAYLRASTKNMEESVDPQEIPDTGDHDEPEVEAVPESVLYSMIQELPDGYRTVFNLFVFENMGHKEIAKRLGIAESSSASQFHRAKKILVKKITDYKNSNKGGYGR; this comes from the coding sequence TTGTCATTAAAATCTAGTGATGATCAGCCTATGCCTGCCAATCCTTTAAAAGTAATTATTTCCGATGAACAGGAATTGGTAAATGACCTTCTAAAAAAGGAAAAAAATGCCTGGAAATATTTTTATAATTTGCATGCCAGGGATCTCATCCGGATATGCGGACGTTACATCAGTGATCGTGAACAGATCGGCGATATCCTACAGGAAGGATTCGTAAAGATGTTTCAGTCCATTGATAAGTTTGAGTACAGAGGAGATGGTTCATTGAGAGCATGGATGACTCGGATTATTATTAATGAAGCCTTAGCTTACCTGCGGGCGTCTACTAAAAATATGGAAGAATCTGTTGATCCCCAGGAAATTCCTGATACTGGTGATCATGATGAACCTGAAGTGGAAGCTGTTCCAGAATCTGTATTGTACTCAATGATTCAGGAACTTCCGGATGGCTACAGGACCGTCTTCAACCTTTTTGTATTTGAAAATATGGGGCATAAGGAAATAGCAAAACGTCTTGGTATAGCGGAGAGCTCTTCAGCATCCCAGTTTCACAGGGCAAAAAAGATTCTGGTAAAAAAAATTACCGATTACAAAAACAGTAATAAAGGAGGCTATGGAAGATAA
- a CDS encoding DUF4840 domain-containing protein — MKIVSISKTVAAVLALTILFLTSCERDDIIRPKDVTAVGGQYSGELNVTGTATKKYSTKFAIGGVGIELGQMPLDEIIPLVIKDSQQAQTALAKTPFGLLKMDYSAVSTESGIINVFATPEQMKFDVLEDGKTKNVNVSFNVTSQPVYSISKKTINFEVQATQISVDGKVVASSPIHFKFVQCKNLSAK, encoded by the coding sequence ATGAAAATTGTATCAATATCAAAAACTGTAGCTGCAGTCTTAGCATTAACCATCCTTTTCTTAACCTCATGCGAAAGAGATGATATCATTAGGCCAAAAGACGTAACGGCAGTAGGCGGGCAATATTCGGGTGAACTTAATGTAACCGGTACAGCTACCAAAAAATATTCAACCAAATTCGCTATTGGTGGTGTGGGCATAGAGCTTGGCCAGATGCCATTAGATGAGATCATACCATTAGTGATAAAGGATAGCCAACAGGCGCAGACCGCACTTGCCAAAACGCCTTTTGGACTACTCAAAATGGATTATTCGGCTGTATCAACAGAATCAGGGATTATCAATGTCTTCGCTACACCAGAGCAGATGAAGTTTGACGTTCTTGAAGACGGGAAAACTAAGAATGTAAATGTATCCTTCAATGTAACCAGCCAGCCGGTATATAGCATCTCCAAAAAGACAATCAACTTTGAAGTGCAGGCAACCCAGATTTCAGTGGACGGAAAAGTAGTCGCTTCTTCACCTATTCATTTCAAGTTTGTACAATGCAAAAATCTGAGTGCCAAATAG